A segment of the Biomphalaria glabrata chromosome 18, xgBioGlab47.1, whole genome shotgun sequence genome:
ttacatttagttcatGAAAtgtatgtcttaacacaaacactcatgcaaaacatagatatgaataattcttttaaaagaaataatacaataaacgtacataatgtatttcgcgacAAAACGTCCCGttgccaaaacggctcgcgccaaaacgaccttcgcgccaaaacggcggcgccaaaacatCCTGCTtcgactttatttatttgttagtaataagttcgtttatgtaaatagtatgtatgttttttttttgtaaaagacatcttttgttttgatatgagacagtagtgtgtctcatggatGTTGTCATTTGATTAtgacatttattatattattgtaaaccattgttttggtttttgagatgagacactattgtgcctctgtgatgctggttctttgattattttgaactgaacctgtcctactattttgatttgtttcattattttattttgttttgttggcctttatttccgtttgtattttacatgatctttttcttatgtttctaaacaaactcttttttttttgttgcaaaagaaaaaaggttcAAGACCAGAAAAACAAGCGGTACTTAGAAAAAGCTCAAGGTTGTTGTGTATGTAAAATCTTTGTTTCATGaagtatctctttttttttttatataatatcgCGTATCAAACTTGTATAAGCTCTCTACTTATAAATTTCTGATAATTCAATTTCCAAAAGTTAAGAAAAATGCCCTgaagccagtggcgtagctcgAGTGAGGAGAGGagaggggagaatttgaagatttCCCCAAATTGAGTgtctgaaatttgtttttaaataaattaaatgttacgTAACTTTCATGTAATCCTGCCTTTCACATTGTTATATCAGTTAGTGACcctgttgcatgtattccacacagagtattaactctttccatGCGGGGTCATCCTCAATTTCAAGGATTAACTTCCATAGCGCTGACTAGTGGGCCgtgttactctcaggaagtaacTTAGTATAAAGGGTAGTTtaagagcactgaaaacaaaggagaccatgaacgtgttgaagaaaagtatcactagtcagatgattcatacaaagataTAGCAATTGAAACTGTGAAAATGTCTCTTAATAagagaagtagtgctgaagaGATTTCATTCTGTGCGCTGCTTCTAGTGTCCATCCTACAGTTGCTGATTCAGAAAGGTTCTTCAAcagcttgatgattttgtcaAGCTGCAAAGAAACTGCCCACGTAGTTTACTCTCTTGCAGACCACCTTGTATTACTgtccttttttaaactccaggctccagcttctttcagtttggcccatctctggggtgaattggaaaaaaaagttgacttcatatggagatgaaggacaaATTCAAAGTCTGGAAAACCATTTggacacctttgggtttcttcttgaataatgacacgctgatgaaaaactgttactttttcctgtttgaTGAAATACAGGCAAAGTGCTTAATAagctaaaatgtaatttttgttgccttagaaaaagatttaataaaactaCATCTCTATGTTATAGCTAGGAGTGAAGAGAACTTGAGAAACACAAGCAATGAAGTTAGTAACATAAAGTCAAGGTTGATAGTAAGTATTtacaaacttatatcaactcactctgtctgtctgtctggccaaaagtttgtacacaatatttctctgacacccaatcttaagctgaaatttgcacaattatttcttttacctgaaaacacaagaatcaatttaaaaaattaatcaattagtacccTAACCCGCACCCATGAGGGGGACCTTCACCACCCATAGGGGTAACAGCGGTGGGTTTTGAACTGGTTAGCAAGCCtttctcacatccccaccacgtgAAGGTACACTcaggtacactcgctagagcatacagtggtagctcactgagaGCCATGTTTGCTCACGTACTTAGCCATCATAGTGGGTAACAACTGGCCACTTCAATACATGTGTACTGCTCCGAGTACCAAAGACAACTGACTTAAATTGAGTTTAGTAATTATCACTTCTTCTTTGAGGTTTTTCTCATGCTATCACCTTTTTGACCCAAGGTGAACAAATAACAtagtagctgagtggtaaaggacttgacttctgaaccaaAGGGTCATGGGTTCAAGTCCTGATGAAGatggattttaatttttgtgattTCTAGGACACTGAGTCAACCCAAGTTGAATGTGTACCTAGCATTAGTTGAGGATAATTAAAGGTGgttgtttgttgtgctggccacatgacacctttgttaacctttggctacagaaacagatgaccttacataacaggtttttttttatcaataaacaaacaaaacaacatttaaacccATTAGCCACTTCTGCTGTCCAGAACGTTTTAGTCCTATACTGTTTTTATTAGATGTTCCTAAAACCCCTTTTCAAtatttgaaactttttaaattaaatatttattcagtGTCATTGCTAGgtttttcatcttcttcttcttcgtcgttctcattgttatgttggagtgttcatatgactagaccaatacatgagatgaactgcgcagtggtttccaaatcagggagctctccatatagttttctttctattggggtgatttggggccaatgtcttacctacctcttggtagagagagcagttttggaggacgtggtcggcattctctggtgatactccacatgggcagatttcactggttccaattttgaacTTCCGGTACACGTGTcatcgcattctgttgtgtccggtcctgagtcaaaagattagacgttggtcttgtcgggatagcttattgGAAGCGTCATCTTttttgtgatttggatgagagctcgtccatttctcatttattttgtttacaattaatttcttcatttcttctggatagagtgcagagtttatttgagagttagttctcccactcttggcgagtgtgtcagccttctcatttccttctagttgtatatgggctagtatccattgaataacagtttttttgctgttgttgttgagctttgtaagtgctgttctgaggtttttaatataagaggaatcagagttttgcaagctttggagggttgtttttgcatcggttagcaagacaatctgactgtgaggggaacttggatgatttgctagcatggtagcagcaagtgctagtgcttccctttctgctctgtgactttcagagagctctccagttgcaatggatttttctagttttcctccatctggccattcgataagtattccagctcctccatttgtggtggctttatgggatgagccatccgtgtaaactcttatccactgattgctagggtaattggtatgtagaaaacagttcactatttccttgagctctgttggtctgtaatcagattttctttttatgttttcaatatggtcccttatagtaggaagagggctttcgtcccagggtggagattcgttatagtgtatcgaggattccagagtaattttttcaagttggtgtttcttttttaggtttagagattcctgtatgaaattggtccttttgagacgtttttttgtgccagttttgtggatttttgttctgagtgggtgtctttccaaggtttccaatttagtgaattgggaaaggatttttatttctcttctttcatccagagagatcagggaagcggtttcctccatagctcttatgggtgttgttttgattgctcctgtcattatccttaaaccaatattttgaaccttgtctatttttcttaggttggtttgggctgctgagccccatgctgaggcaccatattctagtacaggtcttacataactggtataggtctttttcaggatgttgtgattagctccccaatctgtgccagctaattttttcaagagggatagtctctggatgccttttgtgttttatctatttgttttttccaggttagtctcgggtcataggtgactccaagataagtagggctgtcatttttttctaaagcttccttatctaatgttaattttattgtttgttgttttgttgacagtgagaatatggtatatgttgtcttttttgtgttgatggacatgccccagtctttggaccaattattgagtataTCGAGAGCATCCTGTAATCGAAATTttgatgttcctacatattcttctgtgctaattaaggcaaggtcatctgcatacatgctgcttttgacttttcttggtaggttttgatttagatcgtttatgaatattaggaacagtgttggggataggactcctccttgggggacgccattttttatacccactgccAGGTTAATTACAAATCATTTTGGAGaaaactgattttatttttcattaaaaggaAGAATCTTTATACCTTATTTTCAGTTATAATCTCTATTTTTCTAGCTGtagtttgtatttgtatattaaacacaaaaatgtGACCTACTTCTCTTTGCTTAAGATTATAAAGGTAATCGAGGGTAGGACGTAGTGGGTTTATACAATGTTCAATAtcaaatggttaatttttggtaAACTCTTTAATATCTTCAAATTTATCAGTCTTAGAgaaattgattaaaaattatGTCTTGGGAAATGCTATTAGGATGTAGCTTATATCTTTCAAgacaatttgtctatattttaaatTGCTCTCTTTTCAGGATGTGGAGCATGAAAAAATCATGCTAGTGAAACAGCTGACACAATTTAGATCAGTAAGTTATATCTTTTACAATCAAAGTTGATCTTAAGGaccatacagaaaaaaaagtaaagtttccctttcagaccttgagatctatggcgcagatgatgttaaggccatctgtttctattgccAACGGTCAAATAGCAggatgccatgtggccagcacaatgaccaaccacctttactttgcccaactaaagtcaggtacccattagagttgggtggactcgggggcgccctaaaaatcccgaaatttaaattcCCAGTCTTCCCTAAGATtccaacccaggaccccagtttcagaagccaagcgcttaaccactcagccactaccACCCCAccccttattccatatgcttaAACAAATTCCTGcaagttctccttcttccctagtgttattagaaAATGGAAAGGGTTCCTCAaatcatccaggaaaaccaacaacttagcaaaaagtcattgattaacatgcatgactagtttGAAAGGCGTAGGATCTAGTTACCTTTTTATTTGATACAAGGTCTGTAAGTAAAATTGTGATAAGAATAGAATAAGAAAATGAATCtgattaacaaatatttttctcttcagaaatacaaatacataaCCAGACAGAATGACAAAGAAATCCAggtaagaataaaaaaagctaGGAAAATTTTtagacaatacattttttttcttaaaggtgtcagagagagaaagaagattaaaaacctttttttttttccccagagaCTCAAAAGTGAACTGGAGCGGTAATTATCTTGCCTAACACTTTCTTTTTAGCACTTTTTTGTTCTAGATcagtgcttgtttttttttctgtaaaaataTTCACTTGTGGTTGAAACAGACAAGTCTTGAAATGGAGAAAAGGGATTGCTCTTCTTCTtctacaatacagacgttacttcaaaaaagaagaagattacaTCCCACGCGTcttgcattcagtcatgcatattaaccaatgacttcaattaaatattagacctagactatagtctatagcagGGTTAGCAAATTATGGGCTGcaggccacatgcggcccaTCAGAATATGCGGTCTGCAGACAcatacagaaatcaggtgtgtccacaatatatacatataaaaatacaaataaattaaaactaattttaaatatctttataaatatttgGCAATGTCTCATAAAATGTTTCATGTAAATGAAGATAATTCTTATTGGCTATATTTCAATACATTCAGTTAAAGCAGTAGTGGCCTTAGGGGGTAGCTAGTGGGGCAACCACCCCCTGCAATTAGAGATTCCATTGTTTTAGTCAACTTCAAAaaccagatcagttctcataaactaAGATATTTGATAGTATATGATTTGATATGATACAAATTATTATGTAAGTTCTTAACATACTTTTGGTTACAAATTCTCATTCTGTTTGGAAAAGACAGCATCTTATAACctgcagtattttttttttaaacctttttttttttaaatcttgttaaatttctttaaattacaGGGTACAAATTACAACTTGTGGATTGTTCTTTGCATTATCATTACATGATACATTTCATGTGAGGACAAAGAATCCGCTACTAGCCCTAAACTTTTATAAGCTCAACAGAGCATCACATCTTAATTTAATATACTCCAGCTATATCGTGCTTTGGTATTcaatgtattttaatgtttaaaataaaaaagctaaatatatttttttttctttcagccaATATGAAAAAGAGTGAGTTTTCACAGCATGACAGTTTTTTCTTAGAAGACTTTTCTCAGTGTCAACTTTGTATTGTGGCTTTCTTCAATTGTCTTTCATAAAAATCAGTGAATTCTGTTAATTCTAGATTTGagatttgaaattttgtaaCTTAATACTGTGATTAAATACTGAATTGTACCTCACCCTTGTTGCTTTTATCTGTACAGCCAATGATTATGAATGTTAAGAATTCCAGTTTTTTCAAATTATGAATTGGGTACAGGCTGAGAATATTATTTGAATTAtggctttaaaaacaaaatagtttaatttttattataacaaaatGAGTTTGATTATTGATTGCACTaaagttttcaactaaaataaagtagtcataaactaaaattttatcatgaatttcaaaatatagttaaccaaacaaacttttcataacttttgtattgcaaagggggggggggtgaatttgaCCTAAATAGGCCTAGATGTAATCATTCAACTGTATGCCTACAGTtcaatcttattcttttaactttgtacaaatatttatccataataaaatcagtaataaggaaaatgtttcttacataaacattaatgcacaataaaataatgtttaaaatgctAGCACAATACAAATGTCTAGAATAAAAACATAAAGcctggaagctcaaaattggaaccaatgAAATCTGCCcgtgtggagtgtcaccagataatgccgaccatgtcctccaaaactgctctctttaccaagaggcccgtactagacactggccccaaaacacctcaatagaaagaaaactatatggagagctccctgatttggaagcCACTGAgcagagctccctgatttggaaaccactgcgcagttcatctcatgtattggtctagtcatctgaacactttaacataaaatgagaacgaagaagaagtaTAGAACTTACTGATAACATTTGTGTTAGTGGAGCCAGGAGAACCTACCCATAGCTTTTGTGGAGATATCTACCTTCTACAAGTTTCATTACAGATCTACTTGATAAGACCATATACACTATAAACACTTATGTACGTGATTCAATGTAGTTAAGACTGCCCAAATTATGCTTGTCGCAGTTAGTAATGTTGTTgagtatatttgtaaaaatgtacacTATCAAATAGCGCCACTTTCTTCTGTAGgcgatgacgtcattcatgGTATTAATATTTTGTGCAACATTTTATTCCTTGTCCCATTGTCATGAGTGACATAATTTATCAGCTCTTATTTTGGGGGCATTTTCGCCTTATTGTAATTGATAGACAAGATGTACTTTTTGAGGTCCTGAATGAATCTTGGTTTTATACTACTGGTCAGCATTACCATATTGCCTTGGATTAATTCTTGTTAGGACTATTTGACctctgtttagggtgagttgtATTTTATACTCTAACGATATTCTTTAAACGGATTCGTTCgtatttctagttttagagaTTGTCTGTTATTTTTATAGGGTTtcagttaattatttcattgttgATTCAATGCTGTGGGTTTTTGGTATTACCCTGGACATTGTCGTCGTCATCTTTGTATTGTTGGTCAGAAGTTAATGACAGTTCTAGTATGCTGCTATCATGATTGATGTCCGTTGGCAGTTTATACAGAACTTATTACAGAGACGAATCTTTGGCATACGATATGAAACTGTGATGTTGAAGTCAGTGTTTTCAAGCAACATATTGGTGCTTACTTTATTTATGCTTTTTTAAGTTATTACTTACAATGAATTTATGActttttatctttatatttatttgtgaAAAATTATCATTCACATTATTCCTTTCGAtattattgtataaatattattctattaaattcatattttattttaacttatcatacatattgtttattattttatgaacAAGCTGAGTGTGTATGGTATGTCTGTTAGGCTGAACTTCGAGACTATGTATAATCATCAAGCAAAAGATAACATTTATTCtttaatacacacacatattgcaattaaaattttacttaattacctagacatttaaaaatctaatcATAAATAAAGTCCTGACATGACAGGTATTATTTAGATTGTCTTTacaataattgttaaaaaatgttaaactatataaatacataaataaccATTGGCAGGACTAATTCACAACAACAACTGAATCCTAGTTCTACAAATGACAAGAAATAAAATGGCAGACACTAGAATGATTGTAGGAATCAGGAGAACACAAAAGAGTTCTTCTGTCAATATACAAGgtgtttaaatgtaaaaaaaaaaaaatatggattagTAACagtaatgaataataatatatcatattacaaaactgtttttgttttaatgtgcTAATCACAAATCTGAGATAAAAGaatatattaaattaagtcAACAataaatgctttagaaaaaaaaacctaaaaaaatgctaccaaatacaatttatatatataaaaaagtattaatcaGATGTTCCCTCAGCAGCTTGTTTGGTTTCTTCATACTGGTACTTAGAGAATGAATAGCAAGagaaaataaatgtcaattaaaataaagcataacaacaacatagaaaacactttttttgtcccccccccccccccgcttttcCACTAAAATGAATTTCGATGAGTGGTTGTGTGCTAGTAATCTagcaaattacatttttaaaactccctcacaattgtatctattttaacaATGGTAGTAGACATggctaagaagaaaaaaaatgtttcagtaCTTTTCTATGATTAACGTTTAGTAGATTTGAGAGTGCAGAAGTTAAACAAAAGCATAAACTAAGATGAACTCTTTTCAATAAGAGGTAGAATCAAGGTGATGGTCCAGCCAGCAAAACCAATGTTTTGATGAAGCAAGTTTTATCCAGCAAAACTTTTGCAGTTTGTCTAATGAATGgaataatgacaaatttatgtggtcaaataaaaacaagtatCATCTGGACATCTAATACAAATGTCACTGGTAAACTTTAATAACAGTTCTAGAGAAAAGAAGAtgtgtgttaaaataaataaaaatctctatacaaacaaatatacaCTTATAAATGTATGAAATAAGAGTAATTAGCCACAGAGAAACTGAAGTGAAACTCATTAGTAAAAATCATGAGCTATtgtaatatacatatttatataatatttaactttttttttcagtttatgttgtaataaatgtttctatgacaaaataattcacactttgtttttcatattgagAATAATTCAAGTTAAAGGtgatgacatttttaaaatggatcttataaaacaacaaaacaattttaagtCTCAATAAACTAATCTTTTTTGTAGGACTGAATACTGTTTTTAAATACTAGTCCAAAAACTTAAGGTTACAGAGCACCCCACCCTGAAaaagaacactttttttttctttctgttctatCAACATTTCAAAAATCCAACAAGTTTTTTAGGTCTATGAAAAATTGGACAGGAAATAAAATCATGTATTGATGTGGACAAAACTCAAAAGGGATGATTTAGGTCAGTGCTGCCCAACCTTTTCCAGCCTGAAGGCTGAATTTCTTATACATGTcatgggccacataaaaaaaaggcaagtcCAATGAAATTGGTCTCTGCACCATGAGCAGAAGCTTCAAAAGCCAAACTGCACTGCATCATGGGTCAGATATGGCCTGCAGGCTCTAAGTTGGGTAACACTGTTTTGGATGCATACATtctttttaagaatgcaaaaaaaaaagacatgaaaaaaatatgcatctatttttattattatctcgaAATGCCAATAGTGGTTACCATGTTCTAAGATACATAACAAAACAGTTGTAAAAAATGTGATAtgttagtttcaaattattgtttatatttcaaagatttga
Coding sequences within it:
- the LOC129923956 gene encoding uncharacterized protein LOC129923956 isoform X1, whose translation is MFIVKEQNKQCEHLSDSDSTEIDLDSSIFLQEDVGLQPIDHEQPSSHSVKKVQDQKNKRYLEKAQARSEENLRNTSNEVSNIKSRLIDVEHEKIMLVKQLTQFRSKYKYITRQNDKEIQRLKSELERQYEKE
- the LOC129923956 gene encoding uncharacterized protein LOC129923956 isoform X3 — protein: MFIVKEQNKQCEHLSDSDSTEIDLKKVQDQKNKRYLEKAQARSEENLRNTSNEVSNIKSRLIDVEHEKIMLVKQLTQFRSKYKYITRQNDKEIQRLKSELERQYEKE
- the LOC129923956 gene encoding uncharacterized protein LOC129923956 isoform X2 is translated as MFIVKEQNKQCEHLSDSDSTEIDLDSSIFLQEDVGLQPIDHEQPSSHSVKKVQDQKNKRYLEKAQARSEENLRNTSNEVSNIKSRLIDVEHEKIMLVKQLTQFRSRLKSELERQYEKE